Proteins from a genomic interval of Volucribacter amazonae:
- a CDS encoding lytic transglycosylase domain-containing protein, producing the protein MATLSINMLFNLFAQCAADVAPETLHTLIGVESSRNPYAIAVVYAPNTPSENKLQFKQPNTESEALNIITALETPPKYHKSYSVGLMQVNSTNFKTYGITQENMFNACKNIEVGANIFKDCYINAKKNNPQKNEQELLRIASSCYYSGNETRGFKPDNNNTSYVDRINETIAKNYKVPAMKPLTEEDNYITSEKAPH; encoded by the coding sequence ATGGCTACGCTTTCTATAAATATGTTATTTAATTTATTTGCTCAATGTGCTGCTGATGTAGCCCCAGAAACATTGCATACATTAATTGGAGTAGAAAGCAGTAGAAATCCTTATGCTATTGCTGTTGTTTATGCTCCAAATACACCTAGCGAAAATAAATTACAATTCAAACAGCCTAACACTGAATCAGAAGCACTTAATATCATTACAGCTTTAGAAACACCTCCAAAATATCATAAAAGCTATTCAGTGGGTTTAATGCAAGTAAATAGTACCAATTTCAAAACTTACGGCATAACGCAAGAAAATATGTTTAACGCTTGTAAAAATATCGAGGTAGGAGCAAATATCTTTAAAGACTGTTATATAAACGCTAAAAAAAATAATCCTCAAAAAAATGAACAAGAACTACTCCGTATAGCATCATCTTGCTATTACTCTGGAAACGAAACAAGAGGTTTTAAACCCGATAATAACAATACCTCTTATGTAGATAGAATCAATGAGACCATAGCTAAAAACTATAAAGTCCCTGCTATGAAACCATTGACTGAAGAAGATAATTATATCACTTCAGAAAAAGCCCCTCATTGA
- a CDS encoding conjugal transfer protein TraE, translating into MQIDNLKNSKAIETLLPKYRANINDYVITLGGDKLLFTVELEGTSFTSVSDEELKTYFSSLDDFFLNLGKEYGGKLAIWTHIVKKRDELEQKYKFHSKFIQNFTDKYLSGFTNQNFFKTSYFITFVLKYNDLNDGLASCDSILAQANTLLNRYDGKLLSILDITDSVSICENNEFLSYLLNGTYQTITLNDSEVLDSVCNSDLFFNYDYFEIRNKESTISKYGTAYFLKSYPARTTLGMWDFLLELPYEFILSQSFIFTTAQKSIRAIEIQENKLSSSGDSATYQLEELEEARAYLSSGEIAFGDYQASILIFGETAKAAVDNGAKVISAFTDKGRGARWSRAAIESIYAFLSIMPDSKFRPLSSVRGSTSLVCGFSLHNYFSGKALGNPIGDGSAIMPLKTPTQGLYYLNTHYTPLKVNALGEFIAGHFLMLGATGTGKTTLEATIVAFLQRFNPQLFVMDYKRSTELYMRAYGATYFTFESGVDTGLNPFQLEEVASQDLLQFLYSWVISCSRDHNGLISDEDRMLIKEAVDAVMKLDIEERRFSMLLQVIPRSTPLYIRLRKWSHFEGGELAWIVDSPKNLFNPYDFDKIGFDTTTFLETQGHEGTEPLFSVLLYYKDLMKKSGRLLLSIVEEFYIPCSYPTTEQMIKRTLKTGRLTGEFLGLVSQSPADAIRSNIFEPIVEQTSTKIMLPNPDAEYKGSYERIGLSRKDFYLLKGLDKESRKFLVKQSGSSTLAHFDLSHCKEFLPIISGSTLGQQECEKIRSIYGDDPDIWIPLFLERMEEIKKEKAALKQNSQQNL; encoded by the coding sequence ATGCAAATAGACAATTTAAAAAACTCTAAGGCAATAGAAACACTATTGCCAAAATACAGAGCTAATATTAATGATTATGTAATTACTCTCGGAGGCGATAAACTATTATTTACCGTTGAATTAGAGGGGACATCATTTACTTCCGTATCAGATGAAGAATTAAAAACATACTTTTCAAGTTTAGATGATTTTTTCCTAAATTTAGGAAAAGAATATGGCGGTAAACTTGCTATATGGACACATATAGTTAAAAAAAGAGATGAATTAGAACAAAAATATAAATTTCATTCTAAATTTATCCAAAATTTTACTGATAAATACTTATCAGGTTTTACAAATCAAAATTTCTTTAAAACAAGTTATTTCATTACTTTTGTTTTAAAATATAATGATCTTAATGACGGTTTAGCAAGCTGCGACAGTATTTTAGCTCAAGCTAATACTTTACTAAATCGCTATGACGGAAAATTACTATCAATTCTGGATATCACTGATTCTGTTAGTATTTGTGAAAATAACGAATTTTTGTCTTATCTATTAAATGGTACATATCAAACTATTACTCTAAATGATAGCGAAGTTTTAGACTCTGTTTGTAATAGCGATTTATTCTTCAACTATGACTATTTTGAAATAAGAAATAAAGAAAGCACTATATCAAAATATGGTACAGCATATTTTTTAAAAAGCTATCCAGCAAGAACAACTCTTGGAATGTGGGATTTTCTGTTAGAACTTCCCTATGAATTTATTTTATCCCAATCTTTTATTTTTACTACTGCACAAAAATCAATCCGTGCAATCGAAATTCAAGAAAATAAACTTTCTTCTTCTGGAGATAGTGCTACATATCAACTTGAAGAATTAGAAGAAGCTAGAGCTTATTTAAGCTCAGGTGAAATCGCATTTGGTGATTATCAGGCTTCAATCTTGATTTTTGGTGAAACAGCAAAAGCTGCTGTTGATAATGGAGCTAAAGTTATTTCCGCGTTTACAGATAAAGGTAGAGGAGCACGTTGGTCTAGAGCTGCTATTGAATCCATTTATGCTTTTTTAAGCATAATGCCAGATTCTAAATTTAGACCTTTATCAAGCGTAAGAGGAAGCACTAGTTTAGTATGTGGATTTTCATTACATAATTATTTTAGTGGTAAAGCATTAGGTAATCCTATCGGTGATGGTTCAGCAATTATGCCATTAAAGACCCCTACTCAAGGGTTATATTACCTTAATACTCACTACACACCTTTAAAAGTGAATGCGTTAGGTGAATTTATTGCCGGACATTTCCTAATGTTAGGAGCTACTGGTACAGGTAAAACAACCTTAGAAGCAACAATAGTCGCATTTTTACAACGTTTTAACCCTCAGTTATTTGTAATGGATTATAAACGATCTACGGAATTATATATGCGAGCTTATGGTGCGACATATTTTACTTTTGAAAGCGGAGTGGATACAGGTTTAAACCCATTTCAACTTGAAGAAGTCGCCAGTCAAGATTTACTACAATTCCTTTATTCTTGGGTAATTAGTTGTTCTAGAGATCATAATGGTTTAATTTCCGATGAAGATAGAATGTTAATTAAAGAAGCCGTGGACGCCGTGATGAAATTAGATATTGAAGAACGTCGTTTCAGTATGCTTTTACAGGTAATTCCTCGCTCTACGCCTCTTTATATTCGATTACGTAAATGGTCGCACTTCGAGGGCGGAGAATTAGCTTGGATTGTTGATAGCCCCAAAAATCTGTTTAACCCTTATGATTTTGACAAAATAGGATTTGATACAACAACTTTCTTAGAAACTCAAGGTCACGAGGGAACAGAACCTTTATTTTCAGTATTGCTTTACTACAAAGATCTAATGAAAAAATCTGGTCGTTTGCTTCTCTCCATTGTAGAAGAATTTTACATTCCTTGTAGCTATCCAACAACTGAACAAATGATTAAGCGTACATTAAAAACTGGACGCTTAACAGGTGAGTTTTTAGGGTTAGTATCACAATCACCTGCTGACGCAATTCGATCAAATATTTTTGAACCTATTGTAGAACAAACTTCAACAAAAATTATGTTACCTAATCCAGACGCTGAGTATAAAGGAAGTTATGAGCGAATAGGACTATCTCGCAAAGACTTTTATTTACTAAAAGGCTTAGACAAAGAAAGCCGTAAATTCTTAGTTAAACAAAGCGGTTCAAGCACGCTTGCCCATTTTGATCTTTCTCACTGCAAAGAATTCCTACCTATCATCTCAGGCTCAACGTTAGGACAACAGGAATGTGAAAAAATTCGATCTATTTACGGAGATGATCCTGATATTTGGATACCCTTATTCCTTGAAAGAATGGAAGAAATAAAAAAAGAAAAAGCAGCACTAAAACAAAATTCCCAACAAAACTTATAG
- a CDS encoding IS3 family transposase (programmed frameshift), translating to MTKYSQDFKQQVIDFYFQHNNELAHTCRHFNLAKKVVRCWLRLFNYAGKEGLKVRQTRQVYSPEFKLQVLEPILRGDCTAEQAMVDFGLSNTGLISQWLKNYLEQGINGLLSKKPQGSSKMKTKYPQMPPPPKTEEERLRYRILELEAEVAIPKKVARVKPAKNPEKAEIVKALRQHFPLEILLTLTGLKRSTFFYHLPPKSEKNAEITEKILEIYEENQGNYGYRRVCAELRKSMMINHKKVQAIMQQLGLKGKCVQQKYRSYRGKVGDIADNLLQQDFQAKAPNEKWVTDVSEFKCKEGKLYLSPIKDLFNGEIIAYDISRSANFEQIRRMMGQAIAKLDGSKPILHSDQGWQYQMIGYQRLLQEKGIRQSMSRKGNCLDNSAMESFFGRLKTECYFGKVFERFEQLETALHEYIAYYNNKRIQAKLNGLSPVAYRVQSLMR from the exons ATGACAAAATATAGCCAAGACTTTAAACAACAAGTGATTGATTTCTATTTTCAGCATAACAACGAACTTGCCCACACTTGTCGCCATTTTAACCTCGCGAAAAAGGTAGTAAGATGCTGGCTCCGCTTATTTAATTATGCTGGAAAAGAGGGATTAAAAGTGCGGCAGACCCGACAGGTTTATTCTCCTGAATTTAAACTTCAGGTACTTGAACCCATTCTGCGTGGAGATTGTACCGCCGAGCAAGCGATGGTTGACTTTGGTTTGTCTAATACAGGGCTTATCAGCCAATGGTTGAAAAATTATTTAGAACAAGGTATAAACGGGCTATTGTCGAAAAAACCTCAAGGTTCAAGCAAAATGAAAACCAAATACCCCCAAATGCCACCGCCACCGAAAACCGAAGAAGAACGCTTGCGTTATCGTATTTTAGAGCTTGAGGCGGAGGTCGCCATTC CTAAAAAAGTGGCAAGAGTTAAGCCAGCAAAAAATCCGGAAAAAGCCGAAATAGTTAAGGCATTACGCCAACATTTTCCTTTAGAAATCTTGCTGACCTTGACAGGATTGAAACGGAGTACATTCTTTTACCATTTGCCGCCAAAAAGCGAGAAAAATGCGGAAATCACCGAGAAAATTCTGGAAATTTACGAGGAAAATCAGGGAAATTATGGCTATCGGCGTGTTTGTGCTGAATTGCGTAAGTCTATGATGATTAATCATAAAAAAGTGCAAGCGATTATGCAGCAGTTAGGCTTAAAAGGGAAATGTGTTCAGCAAAAATACCGCTCTTATCGCGGAAAGGTGGGCGATATTGCGGACAATCTTTTGCAACAAGATTTTCAGGCGAAAGCCCCTAATGAGAAATGGGTAACCGATGTGAGCGAATTTAAGTGTAAAGAGGGCAAGCTATATTTATCACCCATAAAGGATTTATTTAATGGGGAAATTATTGCTTATGATATTTCTCGCAGTGCGAATTTTGAGCAAATTAGGCGAATGATGGGGCAAGCTATTGCCAAACTTGATGGAAGCAAGCCGATACTGCATTCCGATCAGGGTTGGCAATATCAGATGATAGGTTATCAGCGATTATTGCAAGAAAAGGGTATCCGCCAGAGTATGTCTCGGAAAGGCAATTGCCTTGATAATAGTGCGATGGAAAGTTTTTTCGGGCGGTTAAAAACGGAATGTTATTTTGGTAAGGTTTTTGAGCGTTTTGAGCAACTGGAAACGGCGTTGCATGAATATATTGCATATTACAACAATAAACGTATTCAAGCTAAATTAAACGGATTGAGCCCGGTGGCGTATAGGGTTCAGTCATTGATGAGGTAA
- a CDS encoding VirB3 family type IV secretion system protein, which translates to MNNNDDDSFPSFNGMNRPAMVYGVPMLLGIFTTLFIILSLFGGFYLKLGYYSWILPIFGLMFLLFIKIICEDDPNALAFIKWRIRAYLLMLSQGNPIIHLSSNGASRKVYNANRQFKKL; encoded by the coding sequence ATGAACAATAATGATGATGATTCTTTCCCGTCATTTAACGGAATGAATCGCCCAGCTATGGTATATGGCGTACCAATGCTCTTAGGTATTTTCACCACTTTATTTATCATTTTAAGCCTTTTTGGAGGATTTTATCTCAAACTAGGTTACTACTCTTGGATATTACCTATTTTCGGTCTAATGTTTTTACTTTTCATCAAAATAATCTGTGAAGATGATCCAAACGCTTTAGCATTTATTAAATGGCGTATTAGAGCCTATTTATTAATGCTTTCCCAAGGTAATCCAATCATTCATTTATCAAGCAATGGTGCAAGTAGAAAGGTGTATAATGCAAATAGACAATTTAAAAAACTCTAA
- a CDS encoding type IV secretion system protein — translation MSFIGDIYNGMVTKFQDPIANNAQAIGSAIKPLIMSCFLLYVLFLVYKLYTKKDFIIEEMTNALLLFAVVGTFTYAGNYYYDYVIPFVQNSGDQIASALTGTSSSSVSAVDTVYNLFEAPLKTLRDRLEDIGITETYIGVWAELAPARFSLWLSQTIFTLFIAINLLIAKIMVTLLLSVGILFFCFAVFPATRNLFTSFTGLALNYILLNVMYSLAAKIAADVITSVAVTDTSSEGIIGGAATILISVIIITLAINQIPTLVSSLTGGVGISPFTISGSGFTKAARALGLGKGAKAIGNTVTTNVKSGANKTWNKFRGKGSASTSN, via the coding sequence ATGAGTTTCATTGGTGATATTTATAATGGAATGGTAACAAAATTCCAAGATCCTATTGCAAATAATGCCCAGGCAATAGGTTCCGCAATAAAACCATTAATAATGTCTTGTTTTTTACTATATGTACTATTTCTAGTATATAAACTCTATACAAAAAAAGACTTTATTATTGAAGAAATGACAAATGCGTTATTATTATTTGCTGTTGTAGGAACATTTACTTATGCTGGTAATTATTATTATGATTATGTGATCCCTTTTGTACAAAACTCAGGAGATCAAATAGCTTCTGCATTAACTGGAACTAGTTCATCTAGTGTATCAGCGGTAGATACTGTTTATAACCTTTTTGAAGCTCCTTTAAAAACACTTAGAGATAGATTAGAAGATATTGGCATTACAGAAACCTATATTGGAGTTTGGGCTGAATTAGCTCCTGCTCGATTCTCTTTATGGCTTAGTCAAACCATTTTCACATTATTTATCGCTATCAATTTATTAATCGCTAAGATAATGGTAACACTATTACTATCCGTTGGTATTTTATTCTTTTGTTTCGCTGTATTTCCTGCAACTAGAAATCTATTTACCTCTTTTACAGGATTAGCTTTAAATTACATACTACTAAATGTTATGTATTCATTGGCAGCTAAAATAGCTGCTGATGTTATTACTTCAGTTGCAGTTACAGATACATCTTCCGAAGGAATAATAGGTGGAGCAGCTACAATCCTTATATCAGTTATCATCATTACACTAGCCATAAATCAAATCCCAACATTAGTATCATCATTAACAGGGGGTGTCGGTATTAGCCCATTTACAATTAGCGGAAGTGGATTTACCAAAGCAGCTAGAGCTTTAGGATTAGGAAAAGGAGCAAAAGCAATAGGAAATACCGTTACAACCAATGTCAAAAGCGGAGCAAATAAAACCTGGAACAAGTTTAGAGGAAAAGGCTCAGCTAGTACTAGTAATTAA
- a CDS encoding type IV secretion system protein, with protein MKKLFKTTLIAAAIAITTNSALASGIPTVDAAGIATTIAENLKTLAQLKEQLDALHSQIEQAKRFAEDTKNRLEGNWKLSDIINNDQFLNSLPENARDILTDGMSLTGLRDKYGLKTPNSGLQKEFDSLMAYAERTERNYKNTIKRLNNLNQIKVLNDSAITPAQKADVANKLALLQLEFNQEQTALMQAEQQFKAQEEIQRNADIENFRQSIRQGRENFHSKFSK; from the coding sequence ATGAAAAAGTTATTTAAAACAACCTTAATCGCAGCAGCTATAGCAATAACAACTAATTCTGCATTAGCAAGCGGTATTCCAACCGTTGATGCCGCTGGTATTGCAACCACTATTGCAGAAAATTTAAAAACATTAGCTCAATTAAAAGAGCAATTAGACGCTTTACATTCACAAATTGAACAAGCTAAACGTTTTGCTGAAGATACTAAGAACCGCCTTGAGGGTAACTGGAAATTAAGCGATATTATTAATAACGACCAATTCTTAAATTCACTTCCTGAAAATGCAAGAGATATTTTAACTGATGGAATGAGCCTCACTGGATTACGTGATAAATACGGTTTAAAAACCCCAAATTCAGGCTTACAAAAAGAGTTTGATAGTTTAATGGCATACGCAGAAAGAACTGAACGTAATTATAAAAACACTATTAAACGTCTAAATAATTTAAATCAAATAAAGGTATTAAATGACTCTGCAATTACACCGGCCCAAAAGGCTGATGTTGCAAATAAATTGGCATTATTACAACTTGAATTTAATCAAGAACAAACCGCTTTAATGCAAGCAGAACAACAATTTAAAGCTCAAGAAGAAATTCAACGTAATGCCGATATAGAGAATTTTAGACAATCTATACGACAAGGTAGAGAAAACTTCCATAGTAAATTCAGTAAATAA
- a CDS encoding conjugal transfer protein TraC, whose translation MTLTKNITFLSILIITLLSTLISPDVFAAGGLDSGITATSELKTSAYKWLAIVATGYIIFNVVMAYLGRKGWGDVAMAVMYCAIAGGAIALGDYAWSIFS comes from the coding sequence ATGACCTTAACAAAAAATATAACTTTTCTTTCAATTCTAATAATTACTCTACTTTCTACTCTAATAAGCCCTGATGTGTTCGCAGCAGGTGGACTAGACTCAGGAATCACAGCAACAAGTGAGTTAAAAACATCAGCATATAAATGGCTTGCTATCGTTGCTACTGGCTACATTATTTTTAATGTAGTTATGGCTTACCTAGGTCGAAAAGGTTGGGGTGATGTAGCAATGGCTGTAATGTATTGTGCTATTGCAGGTGGAGCGATTGCCCTTGGCGATTACGCTTGGAGTATTTTTAGCTAA